A section of the Humulus lupulus chromosome 2, drHumLupu1.1, whole genome shotgun sequence genome encodes:
- the LOC133819327 gene encoding uncharacterized protein LOC133819327, translated as MASSTAKVTFRMLMLFLIILVLFYVGRPLYWKISATIHDIRQNKQTVKQGLSQIVMEAQRTVGWYHDESDSGARETRIGKKTGSAMTRKLIS; from the exons ATGGCGTCTTCCACAGCCAAGGTCACCTTCCGAATGCTAATGCTGTTTCTGATCATTCTGGTCCTCTTCTACGTCGGTCGTCCCCTCTATTGGAAAATCTCCGCCACCATCCACGACATCCGCCAGAACAAACAGACCGTCAAACAAG GTCTTTCGCAGATCGTTATGGAAGCTCAGAGAACGGTTGGGTGGTACCACGATGAGTCGGACTCGGGGGCCCGTGAAACTCGGATCGGAAAGAAGACCGGGTCAGCCATGACCAGGAAGCTGATCAGCTGA